In the genome of Helicobacter ganmani, the window GATTCCATCTGCACGAATATAAAAACAATCCACTGGACACACTTGCGCACAAGGTGCATCAGAGCAGTGCATACAAGCAATAGAAACTGCAGTCTCCTTGCCTACGACTCCCTCATTTAGCATAACAACTCTTCGGCGATTGACACCCACAGGTAAATGATGTGCTTCTTTACAAGCCACATCACACCCGTGGCATTCAATGCAACGATTTGTATCGCAATAAAATTTGATTCTTGAGAAATTCTCAAGATTGCTTGGAATTGTATTACTCATTTTCTACTCCTTATGCTTTCTCTATGCGGCACAAACCACATTTTGTTTCCGGACAAGCAGAATTGTAATCAAACCCATAGCTTGCAACCATACAAGCAGATTCTCCAATCGCATAAGGTTTTGTGCCTTCAGGATAATTTTCAAGTCTTGATTTGCCTTGGTCCATTCCCGAGAAATTTTGTGGCAACCAAACGCTATTGTAATCCACTCTTGTAGAAAGTTTAGCAGGAACTAAAATGCGTGTATCCATTGTTCCATATACCCAAAGCATATCACCATTTTTGATATTCATCTCCGCAGCTTTATCGGGGTGAATCTCTACAAACATTTCGCCCTCTACTTCTGCTAGATATTTCGCACTTCTTGTTTCTGCACCTGTTCCCATATGCGCTACAAGCCTACCACTTAACATATTAATAGGAAATTCATCTACCCAATTTTTATTCTCACCAAGCTCTTTTTGTCGGCTACGATATTTGATATTTGCCCTAAAATGATTTTTCTTATCAGGGAAGTTTGGATACTTATCTACCAAATCTCCACGCACAGAGTGCAAAGGCTCACGATGCAATGGAATCTTATCATACCAATTCCACACATTTGCTCTTGCTTTACCATTTCCATAAGGGCAAAGTCCTTGCTCTAAAGCTTTTTCTACAAGAATATTATTACCAAATCCCATAGCAAAGCTAGTTCCACCAATTGCTTCTTTTTCTGCTTCTGTAAGCTTAATACCAAGAGATTCCGCATTTGCCGCAGTTACAGGAGCGTGTCCTCCACTATATTTCGCATTTGGTAAAGAACGAGGAGTAAGCATACTTTGACCGCTAGGATTTGTAACACCCCAATTTACACGGAATCCCATACCTCCACGCATAACAGGAATTTTATCATTATACATTACAGGAGTTCCGGGGTGTTTATCACTCCAACAAGGCCAAGGCAATCCATAATAATCTCCCTTAAATGGACCAGTTCCCTCTAAGGTTACCTTATCAAACATATGCCAATTTTCTTGATGTGCTTTTAATCTCTCCGGACTCATTCCCTGCAATCCAATGCTTCGGATACTTTGAGTTAATTCTACCGTCGCGTCTTCTGGCCAAATGAACTTATCCCTGCCTTTAGATTTTGCAATATCATAAAGCCTTCTTTGATATTCTTCTAAGAATCCCAATCTTTCTGCCAATCCAAACAAAAACTCTTCATCAGGACGACATTCAAAGAGCGGTTCCATTACTTTAGAACGCCATTGATAGCTACGATTTGTCGCTGCCACACTACCACTTGTCTCCATTTGAGAAGCCGCAGGCAAGCAGAATAAATTATCTGTTCTATCCCCATAAATTGCCAAGTCATTCACATAAGGATCCACAAATACAACTAAGTCTAATTTATCCATAGCCTTGCGTTGCAAATCTAACAAAGAAACAGTGGTCATACCCGAACCAATGACAATCAAAGCGCGCAATTTAGTGCCTGCATTGTTTTCCATATTTTCATCATCTAGCACACCAAACTTCCACGTAGAATGTGCAAAACCTGTTTTGCCCATCATCTCTTTGTTTTTGAAGCGAGAAACCATCCAATCATAATCTACTTTCCAATGTCGGCAAAAATGTTTCCAAGCAGGTTCTCCCAATCCGTAATATCCGGGCAAAGAATCTGCGAGGTTTGTCATATCTGAAGCACCTTGCACATTATCGTGTCCGCGCAAAATATTCACGCCTCCACCATTTTTACCAATATTTCCTAAAAACATTTGTAGAATCGGCATAATACGCGTATTGCTTGTCCCCACAGTGTGCTGTGTTAAACCTTGATTCCAAATCAAACTTGCAGGTTTTGCGCTTGCCATTTCTTCTGCAATATGGCGAATTGCATCTGCTGGGATTCCACAAACATCTGCTGCAACTTCAGGAGTAAATTTCCTTGCTTCTTCCATAATGAGCTCATAGCCATCAACTCTATCTTTGAGATATTGCTCATCATAAAGTTTTTTTGCGATGATATGATTAAGCAATCCATACGCAAAGGCAATATCTGTCCCACTTCGGATTCTGTGATATTCATTACATTTTGCTGCTGTTTTAGTAAATCTTGGGTCAATGCACACGAGTTTCGCACCTTTTTCTTTTGCACGTAAAATATGCACCATAGAAACAGGGTGATTGACAGCTGGATTTGCACCAATAACTAAAATATATTTAGAGAATTGCATATCGCCTAAATGGTTTGTCATTCCACCATATCCAAATGTATTTGCCACACCGGCAACTGTTGGAGAGTGTCAAACGCGAGCGCAATGGTCTATATTATTTGTCCCAAAAAATGCTGCAAATTTCCTAATGTAATAGCTTTGCTCATTAGAACACTTCGCACTTCCCAAAAACATCACCGCATCAGGTCCGCTTTCCTCTCGGATTTGCTTAATTTGTGCAGCAATTTTATCCATTGCTTCATCATATTTAAGTCTTGTCCATTTACCATTTTGTTTTTCTAATGGATAGCGAAGTCTTGTTTCACTTCTTGCTCTATCAATTAAATCTGCGCCTTTACAACAATGTCCCCCTTGAGAAATAGGGTGGTCTTGTGCAACTTCTTGTCGCACCCAAACACCATCTACCACTTCAGCTACGATTCCACAACCCACAGAACAATGGGTGCAAATTGTTTTTACTTTTTTGGACTCTGGATATCTTTCTTTCAACTCTTGTGTAGTTGCTTGACGCATAGTTTTTTGTGTGTCATTTCCCAATGCAATACTTGCGCTAGCTAAGCTTCCAAGAGCGGTCATTTTTAAAAACGCACGTCTGTTATTGCGTCTTTGAATTGTTTCGCTCATTTTTCACCTCGCTTTTTATTTTGCAACAGAATAGTATAAATCCCATTGCTGTGTTTTTTGGTAAAGAATCTCTTTTTTAGGCGATTTGCCACGCACGAGATTCTCACTTGTGCCTTTTTTGCCACAGCCTGCCAATGCAATACTTACACCTGCGACTGCTACGGAAGTTTTTGCGGTAGTTTTTAAAAACTCTCGCCGACTCTTTTCCATATTGGCTCCTTATTTAAGATTTGGGATAACCCCACTTAAGCCCTCGCAATAAAGGCTTAAGTAGAATTATTTAAGAGTAAAATTCCATTTCAAACTTCATAAAAGATTCCACTATCAACGCAAGTGCTAAATAAAATTTTGCATCACTCCGTGCTTTTAGCTCATCTACCCAACCCAAAAAAGCTTTTTGACTAAATAAAAAGACTTCTTTTGCTAACTCTACATTCTCTTTCTCTATTAGGTAACGCATAAAGCCGCACAGAAATCCTAAATGTTCCTCTGTTTCTTTAAAATTCTCTGTATTTACTCGCACATCACTTCCTTTCATTAATGCTCTAATTTTCAAAAGAGATTGCCCACCAATGCAGTTTTCATAGTAATGCGAAAGATGCATACCGACTTGCTTCCCTCCAAAAGGCAATGCAAAGAGACGAGAAAATTCCTCTTTAATATTTTGAATCCCATTGTCTTCTAACTCTTGCTTTAAAAGTAGCATACTGCCTTCTGCTTCCTGATTTAGAGGAGCATTTAACAAAATTTCTAATTGTTCTTTTGCGATTCCTGCTCTTTCTTCTAGCATTTCAAAAACCAACAAACCATTAAAAAAGTCATAGTATAAAACACGAGCATTTTTTAAATTTAATTGTTCTTGTTCGCTCAAATTATCTAACATCTGCCTCCCTTTCCTGTGCAATTACATTTGTTGTATCAAGCATAACTTTGACTTTGCAATCTGGACAGCATTGAATTGTTCTAAACTTTTTAATATCCTTTGCAAAAGAATCCCCAATCATTAATAGCACTTTTTCAATGGATTTCTTTGTGCTAAAAACCTTCCCACATTCCACACACAAAAAGGGCTCATCTTTTGCCAACTCTTGACTTCTAAAAAAATCTGGATTTAGCATAATCCCTTCTTTATGAAGTTCCATTGCGTCTTCAGGACAGGAAGCAACACAATATCCGCAAGTCGTGCAAAAGCTTGCATTGAAACGTAAAGAAAAATCATCACTTCTAGCAAAGATTGCATTTACATTGCACGCTCCCACACAAGAAAGACAAAGTGTGCATTTTTGTGTATTTACTTTGATTTCCCCATAAAACACAGAATCTTTGCGTGATTGTGTCGCGGGTACACTTTTTGCCAAACCATAATCTTTGTCTTTTACCATGTATTGCAACCTCTGTGCAAAAGACTCACGATAAGGTTTGTTGTAGCGGTTTTGATAAAAATAAGATTCTATTCGTGGTAATTCCAATTGCGATAAGAATTCTACCTGCTGCACAGCAAAAATAAAATTTTGTTGATGGATTTGCTGTGTAATATGATTTAAAAATTCCATAGGTGCGCTTAAATTTTGTGTATAAACCACCAAAGCATTTCCGCTCATTTGCACCATACTTAGCAAATCATTTTCGTTTAGTATCAACAAACTTGGCAAAACTAGAGGCAGAAAATCAGAGGGTAAATTTTTGTTTTGTGAGGCTAAGATTCTATAATCTTGCGTGTTACATAAGAAAATCCTTTGTCCTTTATACTGCTCTATGATTTCCCCCAAGCTTTCTTTGGGCAACTCCTCATATTCCAAACAATTTGTCGGACACACACCCACACATGCACCACAGGCAATGCAATCAATTGGTGAAAAAACCAATTCCATTAAGTCGTCGTTATTATCTACACCAAAGGTAGGACAAACATTTGCACATCTTGTGCAATGTCTTTCTCTCCTATGATGATATTGGCAAAGATTCTCTTGATAACCAATTATTTCTTTATAGGAATAAATACCAATATTTTTTTTCAACTTTTCTAATAAGCTTTCAGGATTCTTAAAATCAGCTACATTATAGACACCTCTAAAGCGCAACAATTCTTCTTCGCAAACAAACAAAACAGCTTGCGCAAACTCTATAATTTCTTCATTATTAAGTTTGGCATTAAATCCACCAAAGCTTCCGCTGAAATTTTCTAACAATTCTAAATCTACTAAGGCAACTTCAAAAAACTCTTGCGCCAAATCCACAAAATCTTGCACGATTTTTGGAATCGCTCCTTGTTCGCCCGCGTAAATTACCGCAAGTTTCGCATTGATTTCTACTTCTTTGCTATTCTCTAATGTAAAATCATCTATAATTTCTTGCACGCGTTCTAGCTTGGCTAACTTATGATGATAATCCTTGTTTTGTTTGTTTAACAAAAGGTTACCAGTTGGTAAAGAAGTTGTATTGATAGTATTAAATGGTTTAAAACCTAATGGATTCATATGCCCTCACATCTTATAAAATAGTTTAATTTTTTACCTTATTTGCTCTTAATCCGCATTTTATTCACTTCACACTAAAAAGTCAAGATTCTTTTAACATTTTCATTATATAAATTAATATATATAAAGGAAAATTAAGGGTTAAAGCAATATTAATGATAGAATCTCAAAGTGAGACTCTATAAGCTAAAGCAATAAATGAAATAGACTATCTACCCTATGATAAATCCTAGAGATTACATCAAACTTCCACCAATGTAACCATAAATTCCAAATAATAAACCATCTACCACAAAAGCCGATAAGCAAACATAAAGCGTTGCGATTCCTACTACGATTTTAAGAGGCAAAGTTGCATTCTGTAAATAAACATTCCCATCACTAATCAAAGGGTCTTTTAGGAACATATAAACGATAAGCTTTAAATAATAATATGCCGCAATTGCGCTATTGATTGCCATAACAAAAGCAAGAAACAAGTAGCCATTATTAATTGCTGCGCTCATCAAATAAACTTTACCCCAAAAAACTGAAAAAGGTGGAATCCCTGCCAAAGACAACATAAATAATCCCATAATCACAGCGGCTAAAGGACAAAGCTTGATGAGTCCAGAAAATTTTTCATAGGAATGGTCATAACGTTTATCCCAAATTTGTTCTTTTGTGCGAGAAATCCACAACATCGCAAAGATTCCGAGATTAGTAAAAAGAAACAATATCCAATATAAAAACAATGCACTATAAGCTTGCATTCCACCAATTAACACAGCACTAAATGCAAATCCCGCGTGAGAAATAGAACTATACGCAAGCATTCGCTTTACATCTTTTTGCACAAGTGCCACCAAATTTGGCAAAGTCATTGTAATCACAATTAAAAGATACAACACAGAATGCACCCATATAATTTCTACAAAAATACTAAAAATTCTAATCGCAACTACCAATGCTGCAATTTTGGGAGCAATAGACATAAAGCCTGCCAAAAAAGAGTTAGAACCCTCATAAACATCTGGCGTCCAAGTATGGAAAGGCACTAAAGAGGCTTTGAATCCAATGGAAGCGATAAAAAATACTGCACCACTTAAAACCAAATAAAAAGGCTCATAATCGTGTGCTTCTAGCACATTTCTAATGCCTTCTAAATCCAAATGTCCGCTTGCTGCATAAAACAACATAGAACCAAAGGCGAAACAACCCGCAGACAAAGAACCCATTGTAAAGTATTTGATTGCTGCCTCAAAAGCAGTCGCTCGATTGTGCATAGCAATCAGAGTATAGAGCGCAAGGGAAGCTGTTTCTAACCCCAAGAAAATAACGATTAAATGGTCGCTACTTACCATAAATTGGAATCCTGCACACATAAATAAAAAGAGTGCATAATATTCTGGATAAGCAAACTCGTGGAATCGGTTATAACTCAAAGTCAAAGGCACAAACAAAATCGCAGAAACTAGAATAATCATTTGTCCTAAAAGCGAGAATCCATCTATCGCAATCAAATCAAAAAAGGCTCTTTCCCCATTGATGCTAAAAAATGTGATATAACCCAAACTAAGCCCCAAAAACAAAATCGTAAGCATAGTATAAAGTTGTTTATTTGCATTTTTTAAGCACATATCCACAACCAAAATCAAAAGCCCCCCAACAATCGTAATAAGCATAGGAAAGATACTGAAAATATTTAAACTCTCCAATGGAATACTAAAAGTTTCTAACATCTATCTCCCCTCCTCTTGCAAAGATTCTGCATTCGTTGCATTATTTTCTTTTATTGCTTCTTGTGAATCTTTCTTTTCCCCTTGGGAATTTTCTAAATTTTCAAGATTTTCTATATTTGAGCTTTCTCCCTGTTGTAAGAATTCTGATAGCTCTAAATCTATCCCTAAAAATGCTTTAGTTTCTGGAGCTACCACACGAGAATACATTACTGCAAGCATATTTTCTACACCTTTATTGATGGGTGTTAAAATCGGCTTAGGATACACACCAAGCCAAATCACAATCGCAACCAATGGTAGCAAGGCACTCCATTCACGTTTATCCAAATCTTGTAATTTTAAATTTTCTTGATTTATAACTTTTCCATAAAATGCCTTGCGATAGAGATTGAGCATATAAATTGCACCTACAATAATGCTAATTCCCGCAACTCCTGCAAGAATTGGAGAGATTTGGAAAAACCCAAGCAAAGATAAAAATTCCCCTACGAATCCCATT includes:
- a CDS encoding molybdopterin-dependent oxidoreductase produces the protein MSETIQRRNNRRAFLKMTALGSLASASIALGNDTQKTMRQATTQELKERYPESKKVKTICTHCSVGCGIVAEVVDGVWVRQEVAQDHPISQGGHCCKGADLIDRARSETRLRYPLEKQNGKWTRLKYDEAMDKIAAQIKQIREESGPDAVMFLGSAKCSNEQSYYIRKFAAFFGTNNIDHCARVUHSPTVAGVANTFGYGGMTNHLGDMQFSKYILVIGANPAVNHPVSMVHILRAKEKGAKLVCIDPRFTKTAAKCNEYHRIRSGTDIAFAYGLLNHIIAKKLYDEQYLKDRVDGYELIMEEARKFTPEVAADVCGIPADAIRHIAEEMASAKPASLIWNQGLTQHTVGTSNTRIMPILQMFLGNIGKNGGGVNILRGHDNVQGASDMTNLADSLPGYYGLGEPAWKHFCRHWKVDYDWMVSRFKNKEMMGKTGFAHSTWKFGVLDDENMENNAGTKLRALIVIGSGMTTVSLLDLQRKAMDKLDLVVFVDPYVNDLAIYGDRTDNLFCLPAASQMETSGSVAATNRSYQWRSKVMEPLFECRPDEEFLFGLAERLGFLEEYQRRLYDIAKSKGRDKFIWPEDATVELTQSIRSIGLQGMSPERLKAHQENWHMFDKVTLEGTGPFKGDYYGLPWPCWSDKHPGTPVMYNDKIPVMRGGMGFRVNWGVTNPSGQSMLTPRSLPNAKYSGGHAPVTAANAESLGIKLTEAEKEAIGGTSFAMGFGNNILVEKALEQGLCPYGNGKARANVWNWYDKIPLHREPLHSVRGDLVDKYPNFPDKKNHFRANIKYRSRQKELGENKNWVDEFPINMLSGRLVAHMGTGAETRSAKYLAEVEGEMFVEIHPDKAAEMNIKNGDMLWVYGTMDTRILVPAKLSTRVDYNSVWLPQNFSGMDQGKSRLENYPEGTKPYAIGESACMVASYGFDYNSACPETKCGLCRIEKA
- a CDS encoding twin-arginine translocation signal domain-containing protein — protein: MEKSRREFLKTTAKTSVAVAGVSIALAGCGKKGTSENLVRGKSPKKEILYQKTQQWDLYYSVAK
- a CDS encoding TorD/DmsD family molecular chaperone: MLDNLSEQEQLNLKNARVLYYDFFNGLLVFEMLEERAGIAKEQLEILLNAPLNQEAEGSMLLLKQELEDNGIQNIKEEFSRLFALPFGGKQVGMHLSHYYENCIGGQSLLKIRALMKGSDVRVNTENFKETEEHLGFLCGFMRYLIEKENVELAKEVFLFSQKAFLGWVDELKARSDAKFYLALALIVESFMKFEMEFYS
- a CDS encoding 4Fe-4S binding protein, with translation MNPLGFKPFNTINTTSLPTGNLLLNKQNKDYHHKLAKLERVQEIIDDFTLENSKEVEINAKLAVIYAGEQGAIPKIVQDFVDLAQEFFEVALVDLELLENFSGSFGGFNAKLNNEEIIEFAQAVLFVCEEELLRFRGVYNVADFKNPESLLEKLKKNIGIYSYKEIIGYQENLCQYHHRRERHCTRCANVCPTFGVDNNDDLMELVFSPIDCIACGACVGVCPTNCLEYEELPKESLGEIIEQYKGQRIFLCNTQDYRILASQNKNLPSDFLPLVLPSLLILNENDLLSMVQMSGNALVVYTQNLSAPMEFLNHITQQIHQQNFIFAVQQVEFLSQLELPRIESYFYQNRYNKPYRESFAQRLQYMVKDKDYGLAKSVPATQSRKDSVFYGEIKVNTQKCTLCLSCVGACNVNAIFARSDDFSLRFNASFCTTCGYCVASCPEDAMELHKEGIMLNPDFFRSQELAKDEPFLCVECGKVFSTKKSIEKVLLMIGDSFAKDIKKFRTIQCCPDCKVKVMLDTTNVIAQEREADVR
- the nuoN gene encoding NADH-quinone oxidoreductase subunit NuoN, coding for MLETFSIPLESLNIFSIFPMLITIVGGLLILVVDMCLKNANKQLYTMLTILFLGLSLGYITFFSINGERAFFDLIAIDGFSLLGQMIILVSAILFVPLTLSYNRFHEFAYPEYYALFLFMCAGFQFMVSSDHLIVIFLGLETASLALYTLIAMHNRATAFEAAIKYFTMGSLSAGCFAFGSMLFYAASGHLDLEGIRNVLEAHDYEPFYLVLSGAVFFIASIGFKASLVPFHTWTPDVYEGSNSFLAGFMSIAPKIAALVVAIRIFSIFVEIIWVHSVLYLLIVITMTLPNLVALVQKDVKRMLAYSSISHAGFAFSAVLIGGMQAYSALFLYWILFLFTNLGIFAMLWISRTKEQIWDKRYDHSYEKFSGLIKLCPLAAVIMGLFMLSLAGIPPFSVFWGKVYLMSAAINNGYLFLAFVMAINSAIAAYYYLKLIVYMFLKDPLISDGNVYLQNATLPLKIVVGIATLYVCLSAFVVDGLLFGIYGYIGGSLM